The following are from one region of the Nicotiana tabacum cultivar K326 chromosome 3, ASM71507v2, whole genome shotgun sequence genome:
- the LOC107798800 gene encoding protein trichome birefringence-like 19, with amino-acid sequence MELLFWRNAQRTPRIVVLVSLTLIILGLIPLYHPFNLYAADVIVVDHSSKTPQPYQTKDQKIKIAEEDCDVFIGDWVPNPDGPYYTNTTCWAIHEHQYCMKYGRPDTDFLRWRWKPKGCDLPIFNPYQFLDMMRNKSMAFIGDSVGRNQMQSLICLLSRVEYPIDISYDDDQNFKRWKYTTYNFTLAAYWSPFLVTVKESDPDGPSRTGLFNLYLDEPDVKWITQIEQFDYLILNSAHWFTRCSVYYEKNQIIGCRYCGLPNVTDLPINYGYQKALKTTLEAINRLKNYKGVTFLRTIAPSHFEGGEWNKGGNCIRRRPFRSNETSLDGLCLEFYMTQVEEFKVASDEGKKRGKRFRLLDMTQAMLLRPDGHPSRYGHWPNENVVLYNDCVHWCLPGPIDSWSDFLLHMLKLEGRRALEESLQLK; translated from the exons ATGGAGCTTCTCTTTTGGAGAAATGCTCAGAGAACTCCAAGAATAGTAGTACTTGTTTCTTTAACATTAATAATTCTTGGTCTTATCCCTCTTTACCACCCTTTTAATTTGTATGCTGCAGATGTTATAGTTGTAGATCATTCTTCTAAAACACCACAACCATATCAGACCAAGGACCAAAAGATAAAGATTGCGGAGGAAGACTGTGATGTATTCATTGGAGACTGGGTTCCTAATCCAGACGGTCCATATTACACGAACACGACATGTTGGGCAATACACGAGCACCAATATTGCATGAAATATGGGAGGCCTGATACTGATTTCTTGAGATGGAGGTGGAAGCCAAAAGGGTGCGACCTGCCCATTTTCAACCCGTATCAGTTTTTGGATATGATGAGGAACAAGTCTATGGCATTTATTGGAGATTCAGTGGGAAGAAACCAAATGCAGTCTTTAATTTGCCTCTTGTCCCGG GTGGAATATCCCATTGATATTTCTTATGACGATGATCAAAATTTCAAAAGGTGGAAATACACAACTTATAACTTTACCTTAGCAGCATATTGGTCACCATTCTTGGTCACGGTTAAAGAATCAGATCCTGATGGTCCTAGTCGCACAGGTCTTTTCAATCTTTATCTTGATGAACCTGATGTAAAATGGATAACCCAAATTGAACAATTCGACTATCTCATCCTCAATTCTGCCCACTGGTTTACAAGATGCAGTGTCTACTACGAGAAAAATCAAATAATTGGTTGTCGTTATTGTGGACTCCCAAATGtcactgatcttccaataaattatGGCTATCAAAAGGCACTTAAGACAACTTTAGAAGCCATCAATAGATTAAAAAATTATAAAGGGGTTACTTTTCTTAGGACTATTGCGCCTTCTCATTTTGAAGGTGGTGAATGGAATAAGGGTGGAAATTGTATTAGAAGAAGGCCATTTAGAAGCAATGAGACATCTTTGGATGGTTTATGTTTGGAATTTTATATGACACAAGTTGAAGAATTTAAGGTTGCATCTGATGAAGGAAAGAAAAGGGGTAAGAGGTTCAGATTATTGGACATGACACAAGCCATGTTGTTGAGACCAGATGGTCACCCTAGTAGATATGGACATTGGCCTAATGAGAATGTAGTTTTGTATAATGATTGTGTACATTGGTGTTTGCCTGGTCCTATTGATTCTTGGAGTGATTTTTTGCTTCATATGTTGAAGTTGGAGGGCAGGAGAGCCCTTGAGGAAAGTCTTCAACTAAAGTAA